In Sphingomonas sp. JUb134, the sequence AGGATGCCGCGCGCGACGCTGGTGTTGCCGCCGCTGGGCGTGTTGCGCAGGTCGATCAGCAGCGTGGTCGTGTCGGCGAGGCTCGCCAGCGCCTGCGAGAATTGCGCGATCAAGGCCTGATCGCCGAGCGAGTTGTGGATGCGCAGGATGCCGAGCGTGCCTTGCCGCTCCACGCTCAGCAGCGGGCCTTCCTGCACCCGCTTCGCCTGATCGGTCGTGGCGGCCAGGGCGACGGTGCGGCGGCGGTGCCCGTCGGTTACCTCCAGCGTGCGCGGGCGCCTGCGAGTGCCGGCAAGCGCCATGTTGAAGGCGAAGTCGACCTGGGTCGGGGCGAGCGTCGCGAAGGGTCGGCCGGTGATGGCCTCGATCGCCGCGCGCGGTGACCGGCCGTCCAGCGCCCGCACGATCATACCGGTCTTGATGCCCTTGGCGAGCGCATCGCTGTCGGCTCGCACCTCCTCGATCCGGAACGTGGTGCCGTCAAAGCTGCCGAACAGGTCCGAGGCGGTCGGGATGACGGCCCAGTCGTCCAGATCGAGCGGGCCAACGACGAAATGCGGGTCGGCGAAGTTGTGCGCGACGAGCTGGAGCGTGTCGATGAAGGTCTTGTCGTCAGGCGCGCGGCGGGCCTGTTCGGCGAAGTTAGAGAGGATGGCGTTACCGTCGATACCGGGGCGGTCGAAATAGCCGTAGCGCTCCCGCAACAGGGTTTCGAAGGACGCCCATGCGGTCGCGGCGTCGAACGGCTTTGCCGCGGGCGTCGATTGTGCATGGGCCGCGGGGGCGGAGAGCAGCAGCAGGGCTGCCAGCGGAACGGTGGCGCGGCGGAGGTCCATCGCGCGACCATCCGACACCGGGCGGCAGAATGGCAAGCCCGGCATCCTGCGGGCGGATCAGGCTGCGGTGAGCCGCGTCATCAGGATTTCGCGGCGGTGCCGGAAGCCGAGGCGTTCGTAGAGGGCGATCGCGGCCTGGTTGCTGGCATAGGCGTGCAGGAACGGCGTGTCGCCGCGGGCGAGGATGCCGCGGGCGACCTGGCGCATCAGTGCGGCGGCGTATCCGCGGCCGCGATGATCGGGGTGGGTGCAGACGCCGCTCACCTCGGTGAAGCCGTCGGGCTGCATGCGCTCGCCGGCCATGGCGACGAGGCGGCCGTCCTGGCGGATGCCGACGAAGCGGCCGAGCTGGTGGGTTTTTTCGAAGAACGGGCCGGGTTCGGTGAGGGTCGCGAGCGCGAGCATCTCGGGCGCGTCGGCGTCGCCGAGCGGGATGGGTTTGACGTCGGGTGCGCTCGCGTCGGTGATTTGCGTTGCCACCATCTGGACGCCGACGTCCTGGGACACGACCGTGAGACCGGGGATCGACGGAGGGGCACCCGCCTGTAGCAGTGCGACGTCGCCGTGCTCGATCACCAGCGCGGCAAGGCTCGCGAGGCTGGGCTCTGCATCGTCCGCGAGCGCGGCGAAGACGCCATAGGCTGGGTGATAGCGGCGGGCTGTGCCGTGGACGACCGCGAAGCGCGCGTGGCGGCCGTGGAGCGCGGAGAGGGCTGGAAGGTCGAGAGGGTGCGGTGCCGTCATGGGGCGGAGCTTAGTCGGAGTGGGGGTGCGCCGGTAGCGGGAGCGTGGCCGGCGTGCCGCGAGCTTCGGGCGGCGTCGCAACTGGGCCCCGGCCTTCGCCGGGGTACGGGTTGGAGCTTTGGGGTTGGCCGGTGGTTAGTTGCGGGGGTTCGGCTTTGGCCACACCCTGCCCCGTGATCGTACCCCGGCGGAGGCCGAGGTCCAGGTGGGGGCCGGTTGCGGCGAAATGTGCTGCAGCATTACCCCCTTGCTCGCGTCACACCGTGCTCCTGCGCAGGCAGGAGCCCAGGGTTATGAAGCGCGCCGCTTGTGGCTCTGGGCTCCTGCCTTCGCAGGAGCACGGTTTCGGGCGGTACGCGGTGGTCCGATCCACGCGGGGCCGCCGCCATTCTCGGCTAGCCGAAGAAGTCGAGGTTCTCCGGGGTCAGCCAGCCATAGATGTAGTTGAGGTAGAACAGGCCGAAGAGCATGAGCGACACGATCGTCGTGCGCAGCGCGATCCTGCCCGGGGCGAAATGGGCAGGCGCGCTTTCGGCCTGGCCGGGGACGTGGGCGTGGCCCGCCTCCTCGGCCGTGCGCATGCCGAACGGCAGGACGAGGAATGCGCTGAGCACCCAGAACAGCAGGTAGATCGCCAATGCCGACTGCCAGCGCATATCCCTCAGGCCTCGATCAGGAGGACGTCCACGATCGGCTTCTTGCCGGTCCAGCGGGTCGCGACGCGACGGACGGCCAGGCGAAGCTGCTCGCGCAGCTTCTCACGGTCGCGGCCGCCCTTGCGCACCGCGGCCTCGGCGGCGTCGGCGGCTTCCTCCAGGAACGGGTCGCGCTCGTCCTCGACCGGCACGCCCTGGGCGCGAACCACCGGCGAGCCGACCAGGTTGCCGCGGCGGTCGATCGCGACCGCGACCGACATCTGGCCGTAGAGCGAGATGCGGCGGCGCTCGTTGATGGTGTTGCCGTCCGCCGGCAGGATCACGTCGCCGTCGAGCGCCAGGCGGCCGACCACGGCGTGGCCGATGCGGCGCGGATCGCCAGGCGCGAGGCGCAGGATGTCGCCGTTCTGCTGGGTGATCGCATCGGGCACGCCCTGGGCGAGCGCGAAGCGGGTGTGCTCGGCGAGATGGCGGGCTTCGCCATGGACCGGCACGACCAGATCGGGGCGGATCCACTTGTACATGGCCGCGAGTTCCGGCCGGCCGGGGTGGCCGGAGACGTGGACGTGCGCCTGGCGATCGGTGATCATCTCCACGCCCTTGGTCGCAAGCGCGTTCATGATGCGGCCGATGGCCACCTCGTTGCCGGGGATCTGCTTGGAGGAGAAGACGACGCGGTCGCCCTGCTCCAGGCTGATCTGGTGGCTCCCCTCCGCCACGCGGGCGAGGGCCGCGCGCGGCTCACCCTGACCGCCGGTGGCGATGATCAGCACCTCGTTGCGGGGCATCGACATGGCGGTGTCGAAATCGACGGTCGCCGGGAAGTCGGTGAGATAGCCGGTGGCGCGAGCGACGCGGAGGATACGGTCGAGCGAGCGGCCCGCGACGCAGACGGCGCGGCCGGTCTCCTGCGCGACCTTGCCCAGCGTCGAAAGACGCGCGGCGTTGGACGCGAAGGTGGTGACCATCACGCGGCCGCGCGCGCTGGCGACGGTGTCGAGCAGCCCGGCATAGACATCGTCCTCGGAACCCGAGGCGGTGTCGTTGAGGACGTTGGTGGAATCGCAGACCAGCGCGAACACGCCTTCGTCGCCGATCGCCTCGAGCTCGGCCGGGGTGGAAGCTGCGCCGACCAGCGTGGTCTTGTCGAGCTTCCAGTCGCCGGTGTGGAACACGCGGCCGTGCGGCGTGTCGATCAGGAGCGCGTTCGCCTCGGGGATCGAATGGGCGAGCGGCACGAAGCGGAAGCCGAACGGGCCCGCGCGGAAGCTGCCGGCGCGCTCGATCACCTTGAGCTCGACGGTGTCGGCGATGCCCTCTTCCTCGAGCTTGCCGCGGATCAGGCCGGCCGTGAACGGCGTGGCGTAGATCGGCACGTCGAGGTCGGCGGCGAGATAGGGCAGCCCGCCGATGTGATCCTCATGCCCGTGGGTGATGACGATGCCGACGAGGTCGTCCAGGCGATCCTCGATGAACTGGAGGTCGGGCAGCATCACGTCGATGCCGGGATAGGCCGGATCGGCGAAGGTGATGCCGCAATCGACCATCACCCACTTGCCCTGGGTTCCGTAGAGATTGACGTTCATGCCGATCTCGCCCGAACCGCCGAGCGCGACAAATAGAAGTTCGTTTCCGGGAGTCACTGGGTTCTTTCTTCAGGTAACTCGCCGCCATCCCGCGACGAGGGGCCCGGCCGTGCCGGTGCCACTTTGCAAAATCTCTTCAGGCGTTGGCGGCTATATGGGTTCTTGCCCACAGCATCGCCAGCCCTCGCAAGGTGAGGTCCGCCTCCACCACGTCGAACACCGCCGTGCGCTGCTCGAACAGGATGGCGAGGCCGCCGGTCGCGATGACCTTCACCGGGCGGCCGATCTCCTGCTTCAGCCGGGCGACCAGCCCCTCGATCATCGCGACATAGCCCCAATAGATGCCGATGTGCATCTGGCTGACGGTGTTGCGGCCGATCACGGTGGAGTCCGCGGGTGCCTCGATCGCGATGCGGGGCAGCTTGGCGGCCGCGGTCACCAGCGCGTCGAGCGAGAGGTTGATGCCGGGGGCGATGATGCCGCCCTTGTAGGCACCGCGGAAGTCGACCACGTCGAAGGTGGTGGCGGTGCCGAAGTCGATCACAATCAGGTCGCCGGGATGCTCGGCATGGGCGGCGATGACGTTGAGCGCGCGGTCCGCGCCCAGGTTCTGCGGCTCGTCCACGTCGAGCGGGAAGCCCCAGGGGGCGGCGGCGCTGCCGGCGATCACCGGCTCCGTGCCGAAATATTTGCGGGCGAGCACCTGGAGGTTGTGGAGCGCGCGCGGGACGACGGTGCCGATCATCACCCCGTCCACGTCGGAGCGCTGGTGTCCTTCGAGGGCGAGCAGCTGGCTCAGCCACACGGCATACTCGTCGGCGGTCCGCCGGGGATCGGTCGCGATGCGCCAGCGCGCATGGATGGTCTCGCCTTCCATCAGCGCGAACACGATGTTGGTGTTGCCGGCGTCGATCGCGAGCAGCATGGCGGCTTCTACCCTTTGGTTCGTGGCGGGCGCGCGGGCGTCAGGCCAGCAGCACGTCGCCTGCGTGCATGACATGGCGCGTGCCATCGGCCAAGCGCAGCAGCAACGCCCCGTCGGAATCAAGCCCGTCGAACAGCCCGGTGACGCTGCCGCCGTCGGGCAGGCGCGCGGTGAGTGCGGTGCTGAGCGGGTGGGCGCGGTCGAGCCAGCGCTGGCGGATGGGGGCGAGCCCCTCCCCACGCCAGCGGCCGAGCCAGCGCGCGAAGCCTTCCGCCAGCGTCTCCAGGAAGGCGTCGGGGGCGACCTGGACGCCATGCGCGGCGAGGCTGGTGGTGGCGCGGTCGGCGAGGTCGGGATGGTGGGCGAGGTTGACGCCGATGCCGATCACGACCGTGTCCTCTGCCCGCTCCAGCAACATGCCGGAGAGCTTGGCGCCGTCGACCAGCAGGTCGTTGGGCCATTTGAGTGCGAGCCCCGCCGCTTGCGGAAGATAGACGCGCACCGCCTCGTCCAGCGCGACGGCTGCCACGAAGGCGAGCGTGGATGCGGGCGGATCGGTGGGGCGCAGGCACACGGCGGTGCTGGCGTAGCAGTTGCCGGGGGGCGAGACCCAGGCGCGGCCGAGGCGGCCGCGGCCGGCGGTCTGGCGCTCGGCGCGCAGCCACAGACCTTCGGATGCGAGACCGGCCCCAGCCAACGCCAAAAGGTCGGCGTTGGTGGAGCCGGTCTCCGCAACGACGCGGATGGTCGTCAGAACAGCGACCGTGCCGCCGTCATGGTCCAGGCGCCGAGCGGGGCGAGCAGGAACCAGCCCACCGGCGAGATGAACACGGCGGTCGCCGCGAGCAGGCCGCCCTCGAAGCGATCGGTGCGAACGGCAACGCCCTCTGCCGGTGCGTCGAAGTAGAGCGTCTTGACGATACGCAGGTAGTAATAGGCGCCCGGCACCGAGCCGATCACCGCGACCACCGCCAGCACGAACAGGTCGGCCTGAACTGCGGCGTTGAACACCTCCAGCTTGGCATTGAAGCCGAGCAGCGGCGGGATGCCTGCGAGCGAGAACATCATGATCGCGAGCGCAGCGGCGAGGCCCGGATGCGAGCGCGACAGGCCGGCGAAGCCCGCGATCGTCTCGATCGGGCGACCCGCGACATCGCGCATCTGCAGCACCACCAGGAAGGAGCCGAGCGTCATGACGATGTAGATCGCCATGTAGAACAGCACCGAGGCGACGCCCTCCGGCGTGCCGGCAGCGAGGCCGACGAGCGCGAAGCCGACGTTGTTGATCGACGAATAGGCGAGCAGGCGCTTGATGTTGGTCTGGCCGATCGCCGCGACCGCACCGAGCACGATCGACGCGAGCGACGCGAAGATCACGATCTGGCGCCAGTCGGCGGTCGCCGGGCCCATCGCCTCGACCGCGACACGCATGCCCAGGCCGATCGCCGCCACCTTGGGCGCCGAGGCGAAGAAGGCGGTGACCGGGGTCGGTGCGCCCTCGTACACGTCCGGCGTCCACATGTGGAACGGCACGGCCGACATCTTGAACGCGATGCCCGCGAACACGAACACCAGGCCAAAGAGCAGGCCGAGCGAACGATCGCCGCCGAGGTCGCCGGCATAGGCCTGGGCGATGTCGACGAACAGGGTCGTGCCGCTGAAGCCGTACACCAGGCTGATGCCGTAGAGCAGGATGCCCGAGGCGAGCGCGCCGAGGACGAAGTACTTCAGGCCCGCTTCGGCCGAGCGCGTGTCGCGGCGCATGAAGCTGGCGAGGACGTAGGCGGCAAGGCTCTGCAGCTCGAGGCCGACGTAGAGCAGCAGCATGTCGCCCGCCGACACCATCATGCCCATGCCGGTGCACGAGAGCAGGATGAGGATCGGATATTCCGGCTTCAGGTTATCGCCGGCCGTCTGCGCGAAGAAGCGCGGGGCCACCATGATCGCGATCGCCGAGGCGGCGTAGATCAGCACCTTCGCGTACGCCGCGAAGGCGTCGGCACGGTACATGCCGCCGAATGCGGTCGCACCCGACGAGGCCGGGCCGATGAGCGCGATGCCCGCGCCCACCAGGACGAAGACGGAGGCGATGCTGACCGCGCGGGTCGAGCGCTGCCCGCCCCAGGCGGCGACGAGCATCAGCACGATCGCGCCGGCCGCGAGCACGAGCTCCGGCAGGGTGGTCGCGAGTTGGGATGCGTAGCTCATCAGTGCGCCTCGGAGTGTGCAGGGGCGCCGTGCGCCGCTTCGCCGCCGTGCTCAGCCGCCGCGGCCGCAGCCGCTTCGGGGTTGCCGGGGGTGGGTCGGGAATCGCTGGCCGGGGTCGCACGTTCGATGCGGGCCAGCAGCGTGGTGACGTCGTTGCGCATCGGCGCCATGAAGCTTTCCGGATAGACACCCATCCAGAGCGCCACGGCCGCGACCGGTGCCAGCAGCGCGATCTCGCGCACCGACAGGTCCGGCATCGCCCGCACGTCTTCCTTGTCGAGCGGGCCATAGGCGACCCGACGATAGAGGTAGAGCATGTAGGCAGCGCCCAGGATGATGCTGGTGGTGCAGATCAGCGCCGCCCAGGTCGACACCTGGTAGAGGCCGGCGAGGCTGAGGAACTCGGCGACGAAGCCGCTGGTCCCCGGCAGGCCGATCGACGCCATGGTGAAGAACAGGAAGAACACGGCGTAGCGCGGCATGTTCTCCGCCAGACCGCCGTAGCGGGCGATCTCACGGGTGTGCAGGCGGTCGTAGATGACGCCCACGCACAGGAACAGCGCGCCCGACACCAGGCCGTGGCTGAGCATCATGATCATCGCGCCTTCGATGCCCTGCCGGTTGAAGGCGAAAAGGCCGATGGTCACGATCGCCATGTGCGCGACCGATGAATAGGCGATCAGCTTCTTCATGTCCGACTGCACCAGCGCGACGAGCGAGGTGTAGACCACCGCCACGGCCGAGAGCAGGAAGATGAGCCAGGCGAGATCGCCCGAGGCATCCGGGAACATCGGCAGCGAGAAGCGCAGGAAGCCGTAGCCGCCGAGCTTCAGCAGCACGCCCGCCAGGATGACCGAGCCCGCGGTCGGCGCCTGCACGTGCGCGTCGGGAAGCCAGGTGTGGACCGGCCACATCGGCATCTTGACCGCGAACGATGCGAAGAACGCCAGCCACAGCCAGGTCTGCACCTGCGGCGGGAAGTCGTACGCCATCAGCGTCGGGATGTCGGTCGTGCCGGCAGTCGAGCGGATGTAGATCATCGCGATCAGCATCAGCACCGAGCCGAGCAGCGTGTAGAGGAAGAACTTGTACGACGCGTAGATGCGGTTCGCGCCGCCCCAGATGCCGATGATCAGGTACATCGGGATCAGGCCACCTTCGAAGAAGATGTAGAACAGCAGCAGGTCCTGCGCCGCGAAGGTGCCGATCATCAGCACTTCGGTAAGGCAGAAGGCGGCCATGTATTCCGGCACGCGATCCGTGACCGACTTCCAGCTGGCGCCGATGCAGATCGGCATCAGGAAGACGCTGAGCATGATCAGCAGCAGCGAGATGCCGTCGATGCCGAGCGCCCAGTTGAAGCCGCCGACGTTGATCGGGCCTTCGACGAACTGCCACTGAGCACCGCCGACGTCGAATGACGCCCACAGCAGGATGCCCAGCGCGAAATCGATCAGCGTGGCGAGGAGCGCGACCCAGCGCGCCGCCTCCGCCTTGACGAACAGGCAGGCGATAGCCGCGATCGCGGGGACCGCCAGCATCACCGACAGGATCGGGAACTCCATCACTTCGCGAACCCCCGAACCAGGATCGTTACATAGCCGGCCATTGCCGGACCCCCCATTGCTTGTTCGGCCATCCCGGTGCCGCGCACGGCCGGTGCGCTCGCGCCGCCGATCACGACGCGATCGCCCAGGTGACCGCCGCCGTCAGGCCGATCAGCATGACGAAGGCATAGGTGTAGAGATAGCCGGTCTGCATCTTGACCGCGACGCGGCTGCCCAGTGCCACCACCGCGGCCGAGCCGTTGGGCCCGAACCGGTCGATGGTGCCCTCGTCGCCGCGCTTCCAGAAGAAGCGGCCGAGCGCGAACGCCGGGCGGACGAAGATCAGGTTGTACAGCTCGTCGAAGTACCACTTGCGCAGCAGGAACTGGTGCAGCGGACGCAGGGCGGTTGCCGTGCGGCGCGACGTTCCGGGCTTGAGCACATAGGTGACCAGCGCCGCCACGAAGCCGAGGATCATGACGATCGTCGCCGCGAGCTTCACCAGCATCGGCACCTCGTGCATCGCGTGCATCAGGTGTTCGTTGAAGAACAGGCTGCCGCCCCAGAAGTGCGCGCCCTCCTCTGCCCCGATGAACCACGGGTTGAACACGAAGCCTGCGGCCACCGCGCCCACCGTCAGCACGATCAGCGGCACCAGCATCGGCAGCGGGCTTTCGTGCGGGTGATAGCCGCCCGTGCCGGCCGGGATCTGGTCCGCATGCGCCGCGTGGGTCGAATGCGCACGGCCTGCGTCCTCGGCATCCGCGTGCACTTCCTGGCCGTGCGAGTCCGCAGCGGCATGGGCATGGGCGTGGTCGTCGTGACCGTGCGCGTCATGGCCATGGCCGTCGGCGTCGTGGAGCGCATGCTGGATGTGCTCCGACGCGGCCCAGCGCGGCGTGCCGAAGAAGGTCAGGAAGATCAGGCGCCACGAATAGAAGCTGGTCAGCAGCGCGGCGAAGGTGCCGACATAGAACGCCAGCGTACCGGTGCCGCCGGCCGCGAACGCCGCCTCGAGGATCGCGTCCTTCGAGTGGTAGCCCGCAAAGCCGCCCACGCCGTAGATGCCGACGCCGGTGATCGCGAGCGTGCCCGCCATCATCGCCCAGAAGGTGAGCGGGATCGACTTTCGCAGGCCACCGTAGAAGCGCATGTCCTGTTCGTGGTGCATCGCGTGGATCACCGAGCCCGCACCCAGGAACAGCAGCGCCTTGAAGAAGGCGTGGGTGAACAGGTGGAACATCGCCGCGCCATAGGCGCCGACGCCGGCCGCGAAGAACATGTAGCCGAGCTGCGAGCAGGTCGAATAGGCGATCACGCGCTTGATGTCGGTCTGCACCAGGCCGATCGTCGCGGCGAACAGGCAGGTCGCGGCGCCGACGACGGTGACGACGGTGAGCGCCGTCGGGCTCACCTCGAACATCGGCGACAGGCGGCACACCATGAAGACGCCCGCGGTAACCATGGTCGCCGCGTGGATCAGCGCCGACACCGGGGTCGGGCCTTCCATCGCGTCCGGCAGCCAGGTGTGGAGGCCGAGCTGCGCCGACTTGCCCATCGCGCCGACGAACAGCAGCAGGCAGAGCACGGTCATCGTATCGAAGCGCGCGCCCAGGAAGCCGATCGTCGAGCCGGCCATGCCCGGTGCCGCCGCCAGGATCTCCGGGATCGAGACGGTGCCGAACACCAGGAAGGTGCCGAAGATGCCGAGCATGAAGCCGAGATCGCCGACGCGGTTGACCACGAACGCCTTGATCGCGGCGGCATTGGCGCTGGGCTTATAGTACCAGAAGCCGATCAGCAGGTAGGACGCGAGACCCACGCCTTCCCAGCCGAAGAACATCTGCACC encodes:
- a CDS encoding S41 family peptidase — its product is MDLRRATVPLAALLLLSAPAAHAQSTPAAKPFDAATAWASFETLLRERYGYFDRPGIDGNAILSNFAEQARRAPDDKTFIDTLQLVAHNFADPHFVVGPLDLDDWAVIPTASDLFGSFDGTTFRIEEVRADSDALAKGIKTGMIVRALDGRSPRAAIEAITGRPFATLAPTQVDFAFNMALAGTRRRPRTLEVTDGHRRRTVALAATTDQAKRVQEGPLLSVERQGTLGILRIHNSLGDQALIAQFSQALASLADTTTLLIDLRNTPSGGNTSVARGILGHFVDHERPYQVHVIPYESRVLGPPRRFAEYVAPFGARYAGKVYVAGGRWTGSMGEGLMIGFDAIGATTVGSDLGDLLGALSNETIDGSAARIDLGTEQLFTVDGLPREAYRPRLYLPRAERDGSHDPVLAAIRR
- a CDS encoding GNAT family N-acetyltransferase, with product MTAPHPLDLPALSALHGRHARFAVVHGTARRYHPAYGVFAALADDAEPSLASLAALVIEHGDVALLQAGAPPSIPGLTVVSQDVGVQMVATQITDASAPDVKPIPLGDADAPEMLALATLTEPGPFFEKTHQLGRFVGIRQDGRLVAMAGERMQPDGFTEVSGVCTHPDHRGRGYAAALMRQVARGILARGDTPFLHAYASNQAAIALYERLGFRHRREILMTRLTAA
- a CDS encoding DUF1467 family protein produces the protein MRWQSALAIYLLFWVLSAFLVLPFGMRTAEEAGHAHVPGQAESAPAHFAPGRIALRTTIVSLMLFGLFYLNYIYGWLTPENLDFFG
- a CDS encoding MBL fold metallo-hydrolase; this translates as MTPGNELLFVALGGSGEIGMNVNLYGTQGKWVMVDCGITFADPAYPGIDVMLPDLQFIEDRLDDLVGIVITHGHEDHIGGLPYLAADLDVPIYATPFTAGLIRGKLEEEGIADTVELKVIERAGSFRAGPFGFRFVPLAHSIPEANALLIDTPHGRVFHTGDWKLDKTTLVGAASTPAELEAIGDEGVFALVCDSTNVLNDTASGSEDDVYAGLLDTVASARGRVMVTTFASNAARLSTLGKVAQETGRAVCVAGRSLDRILRVARATGYLTDFPATVDFDTAMSMPRNEVLIIATGGQGEPRAALARVAEGSHQISLEQGDRVVFSSKQIPGNEVAIGRIMNALATKGVEMITDRQAHVHVSGHPGRPELAAMYKWIRPDLVVPVHGEARHLAEHTRFALAQGVPDAITQQNGDILRLAPGDPRRIGHAVVGRLALDGDVILPADGNTINERRRISLYGQMSVAVAIDRRGNLVGSPVVRAQGVPVEDERDPFLEEAADAAEAAVRKGGRDREKLREQLRLAVRRVATRWTGKKPIVDVLLIEA
- a CDS encoding type III pantothenate kinase produces the protein MLLAIDAGNTNIVFALMEGETIHARWRIATDPRRTADEYAVWLSQLLALEGHQRSDVDGVMIGTVVPRALHNLQVLARKYFGTEPVIAGSAAAPWGFPLDVDEPQNLGADRALNVIAAHAEHPGDLIVIDFGTATTFDVVDFRGAYKGGIIAPGINLSLDALVTAAAKLPRIAIEAPADSTVIGRNTVSQMHIGIYWGYVAMIEGLVARLKQEIGRPVKVIATGGLAILFEQRTAVFDVVEADLTLRGLAMLWARTHIAANA
- a CDS encoding biotin--[acetyl-CoA-carboxylase] ligase; translation: MTTIRVVAETGSTNADLLALAGAGLASEGLWLRAERQTAGRGRLGRAWVSPPGNCYASTAVCLRPTDPPASTLAFVAAVALDEAVRVYLPQAAGLALKWPNDLLVDGAKLSGMLLERAEDTVVIGIGVNLAHHPDLADRATTSLAAHGVQVAPDAFLETLAEGFARWLGRWRGEGLAPIRQRWLDRAHPLSTALTARLPDGGSVTGLFDGLDSDGALLLRLADGTRHVMHAGDVLLA
- the nuoN gene encoding NADH-quinone oxidoreductase subunit NuoN, with translation MSYASQLATTLPELVLAAGAIVLMLVAAWGGQRSTRAVSIASVFVLVGAGIALIGPASSGATAFGGMYRADAFAAYAKVLIYAASAIAIMVAPRFFAQTAGDNLKPEYPILILLSCTGMGMMVSAGDMLLLYVGLELQSLAAYVLASFMRRDTRSAEAGLKYFVLGALASGILLYGISLVYGFSGTTLFVDIAQAYAGDLGGDRSLGLLFGLVFVFAGIAFKMSAVPFHMWTPDVYEGAPTPVTAFFASAPKVAAIGLGMRVAVEAMGPATADWRQIVIFASLASIVLGAVAAIGQTNIKRLLAYSSINNVGFALVGLAAGTPEGVASVLFYMAIYIVMTLGSFLVVLQMRDVAGRPIETIAGFAGLSRSHPGLAAALAIMMFSLAGIPPLLGFNAKLEVFNAAVQADLFVLAVVAVIGSVPGAYYYLRIVKTLYFDAPAEGVAVRTDRFEGGLLAATAVFISPVGWFLLAPLGAWTMTAARSLF
- a CDS encoding NADH-quinone oxidoreductase subunit M; its protein translation is MMEFPILSVMLAVPAIAAIACLFVKAEAARWVALLATLIDFALGILLWASFDVGGAQWQFVEGPINVGGFNWALGIDGISLLLIMLSVFLMPICIGASWKSVTDRVPEYMAAFCLTEVLMIGTFAAQDLLLFYIFFEGGLIPMYLIIGIWGGANRIYASYKFFLYTLLGSVLMLIAMIYIRSTAGTTDIPTLMAYDFPPQVQTWLWLAFFASFAVKMPMWPVHTWLPDAHVQAPTAGSVILAGVLLKLGGYGFLRFSLPMFPDASGDLAWLIFLLSAVAVVYTSLVALVQSDMKKLIAYSSVAHMAIVTIGLFAFNRQGIEGAMIMMLSHGLVSGALFLCVGVIYDRLHTREIARYGGLAENMPRYAVFFLFFTMASIGLPGTSGFVAEFLSLAGLYQVSTWAALICTTSIILGAAYMLYLYRRVAYGPLDKEDVRAMPDLSVREIALLAPVAAVALWMGVYPESFMAPMRNDVTTLLARIERATPASDSRPTPGNPEAAAAAAAEHGGEAAHGAPAHSEAH
- the nuoL gene encoding NADH-quinone oxidoreductase subunit L, giving the protein MIQLIVLLPLLAAAIAGLSNRAFGTAFPKIVTTGALFASCAMSWPIFIGFMTGTQVAHVEPLFTWIVSGDMDIAWALRVDAMTAVMLVVITSVSALVHLYSWGYMSEDPSQPRFFAYLSLFTFAMLMLVTANNLVQMFFGWEGVGLASYLLIGFWYYKPSANAAAIKAFVVNRVGDLGFMLGIFGTFLVFGTVSIPEILAAAPGMAGSTIGFLGARFDTMTVLCLLLFVGAMGKSAQLGLHTWLPDAMEGPTPVSALIHAATMVTAGVFMVCRLSPMFEVSPTALTVVTVVGAATCLFAATIGLVQTDIKRVIAYSTCSQLGYMFFAAGVGAYGAAMFHLFTHAFFKALLFLGAGSVIHAMHHEQDMRFYGGLRKSIPLTFWAMMAGTLAITGVGIYGVGGFAGYHSKDAILEAAFAAGGTGTLAFYVGTFAALLTSFYSWRLIFLTFFGTPRWAASEHIQHALHDADGHGHDAHGHDDHAHAHAAADSHGQEVHADAEDAGRAHSTHAAHADQIPAGTGGYHPHESPLPMLVPLIVLTVGAVAAGFVFNPWFIGAEEGAHFWGGSLFFNEHLMHAMHEVPMLVKLAATIVMILGFVAALVTYVLKPGTSRRTATALRPLHQFLLRKWYFDELYNLIFVRPAFALGRFFWKRGDEGTIDRFGPNGSAAVVALGSRVAVKMQTGYLYTYAFVMLIGLTAAVTWAIAS